CATACAAAAGTTgccaaaaagtgaaaaaatacacTATATACAAAACCATTTTCCTTGTAAGGAGGAGTGTCCCAGGTTAAAGAAATATCATACTGTGCTTTCAACTGCAGCCCCTGATTCCACTTGTGGCCTTTTCTCCGTctaaaaagagacaaaaagccctcatgtttaaaaacaaaacactataCTAGTGTCCATTCATGCACCAGTTCTACACATGCTTTCCTGACCTAGAGACCCAAAAATTGATATCTAAGATTCAATTTAACAACTGTAGTCCAGTTTAGTAGTATTAAAACCCAGAAGTGTTCTTCTGTACAAATACTTTGTTACTGACCCAGTGCATGTTTCTGTCCCATCCCACTGCTTTCCAGCCCACTACGTCAGACACCTTGGTACAACATGCACCCTACCAACTTGGGAATATCCTCCAACTTATCAGGGAAGCTTTGTGAAGACCAGCAGGCAATACCAACACATTTACAAGGCACAAAAGCCATGCCtgaacagagaaggaaatatgCATGCCAAACTCCTGACTCAGCTGCCCACctcctcttccattttttctgcAACCTCATTTCCACTGGGGGCAGCATCAGCACCACCACCATTGACAGCCGGTTCTGGTTTAGATTTCTTAGCTTCATTGTCTCCCTGTTGAGTCTCTTCCTCTGGTTTCCTCTGAGGACAAAATTGTTTAGTCTTCACTATGCACAAATTTACACTTGAATACTCACAAATATTTAGCATCTAGATGTCATTGTGCATTATCCATTCAACCTCTACTTGCCAGGTTCAAGACATACTTTAAGCGTTAGGATTCAACCAAAGTTCTGAAGCTTTGCTACAAAGGTCTCAGTTACGAAGGAGTTCCAGTAAGGTATTATTTAGATACTAATGCCTATAGTGCTGAACTATCCTTAGTTACAGTTTGGCAAAGAACCGTCCTATCACTGAGCTAGACAAAAGTTGAAGTGGATAGATTTAAGGTATCTATAGCATCTACAATCACCTGTGTAAAGCAGCTCAGGAGCTCTGAAGTTGCTCCAGGCAAACCTGAACTGGAAGAGGCTAATTTAACACAGGGAGATAGCCATGCTGTGCCACAATagcatacaaaacaaaaaccagagaTTCCATACAGATTTTAGTTATGCTAACAAAAAACAATCTGACAAACCCTATACCTTTAAAGGAACCTTGTGTTCAGTATGTTTTGTTATCTCAGTAAGAGACATTTAGCACTCCTACACATTAGACTAGCTTTGCCATTTATAAAGTCCAATTCTCCATTTCCACTTGGAAGTGAGGGAACCCAACTCAGCCTGCTTGCTTGCCCTTCAAGGTTTGTAGGCTGCCCTGCTCTTCTTGCCACTCCtcagcagagcagggcactCATTCAGAGAATGCCTGCAAAAGCCACACAATTCAGCTCTGAAGTTAAACCAGTGTGGGTCAGGCAGGGTGCTGAACCATCAGGAACTAGTCTTCAAGAGGCTGGATGGTTCCCAGACTGATTGGCTCCCAGTGGAAAAGAGTTTCATGcactatttccatttttactttttagatttttctccaAGCATTATAGTACtaggttaagaaaaaaaagctttaagcCAAGAAATCCAGTTACACAAAGCAAGCCAGTAGCACTTCAAAATAAACTATTTGTCCAACTAGTCATTTCGGACACACCTTTTTCCTGACTAGGTGAGAGATGTCTGTAACACACTGAGATGCTCCATCAGTTGGTTTTCTTACTGGAATCTATTAAAAGACAGAAGTTGCAacataaacaaaagcaaacagtaatCCTTAAAGGAGATAAAGATTCTAAGAACTCTTATTTAACTTACTGTGGAAACAGAACCACTATCTTCATTTTGTGCAAAGCCAGATGTAGTTCCaaccttaagaaaaaaagaaacagtgaggAAGCAAGTATTGACTATTAATTCACATACGACCACCTATTCCAGtttagaagagaaaaacctCAACTCTATTTCACATTGGGCTGAACTATCATTTCTAGGATTCATATATTAATTGCTACAGAGGCCTTCCAAATCCTGCTTTAGTAAATAGTCTGGGACAATTAATTTCAGGGTATCTGTTCACTTTAGATATCAGttgtctgtttctttctcagtcACAGTCCATATCATTTGGGAACAACCTGGTGGTTGGGAACAACTGGCTGCCTACGTGTATGATAGTAAACCAGGAACTGGAGGAGGTGTGACTTCAGGTCTTACTGGAAGGGGGAACATACTAACCAGAGTTGCTTTCAGTGCCAGCTCAGCTACTCTTGCACTCTTTTGAGACTCCTTTGAatcctctattttttctttaatttcaggaAGCAGTCCCTTCAGTTCTTCAATCTCCTTCTCATCTTCAGGGGACTCGCTTTCCGTTTTCTTTATTCGTTCAGTAAGCATTGCTAGGATGACAgttatggttaaaaaaaaaaaacaaacaaaaaaaacccaccaagtAGCTGTCAGGTTATCTATATCCACAGAGGCAAGGGCCACTAACAAAGGCTGTTTAGACAACAGTGACATTAGTATAGCCTGTTACCTGTTAACTGTTACAAATATCTTCGTGGCAAGGTAAGTATATGCCTTCAGAGCAATTTAAACAAAGTCTGCTTAGACTTGTAACAGCTACCCCATTTGGCAGGCAGCTTTATATATCCACTTACCCATTCTCTTGTCAATGACTTCTATGGATTTACCAAACTGTAGGACTGCCTCATCAAACTGGCTGTTGTAGTGGTATGCCAATGCCAACTGGTAGTGACTTTCAGCTAGCAAGCGGTCATGAGCCTCCAGGTATTTCTGCTGTAGGGCCAGGCAGGCCTGAAACTCTTCTATAGCCTGTGTATAGTTTTCTATAGGAGAAAGTCATAAAGTCCTTAAGACATTTGTATTCATCCAAACAAGTAAGATCTGCCTCTCTATTCAGctactacatatatatatatatattactgtAGTTTTTAATATAGCCTGAGATCAGACTCACTGAAGGCAGTTGCTGAGTTCAGTAACAGGCTAGTTTTGGATTATCAAGTGACAATACTTGCAGTCCAACACTGCCTCccattcaaagaaaaacaaacagttcaGAGTTCCTCTATTTATTTCAATAGTGCGCTTCATCCATTTACTAACAACATAGTAAATTAAGCAGCTAAGTCCAAAGTAGTCACATGAACCTGCTATTTCACTTGCTGCCATGAACTGCATTACTGCTTGTCAAAAACGAAACTTGACTTCAGAGCTAAGGATAGTCCCAGGCCACTTTCCAGTCAAGCTCTCACTGACAGTATTCCAGTAACACAGAACACCAGAAGCTCACTAGATTATTTCAATGCTTGCACAGAGGAAGATGACACCCTGCTTGGATTTAACATAAAGAGGAGGGCAGGAAAAGTCTGTAAGGTTTTTAAGTTAAGAGCAGACAGACACATTACAAGGCACAAACCTGAAGCCTGCTTCCCACTCCCTTTTCCTGATGCATAAAAGGTGTCCTTCCTGACTGTACTCCCAACATTTTGGGAAGTCTAGCAGAGCCAGTCATTTTTGATTTGCAGTCTATGTTCTAAAAGTGTCTTGGTCCCTGACACTTCCCGCTAAGCTCAATGATTCAGTACTTCAATGAGAGGTCTTCCCTAGCTTCTGAAGCTAACCAGACCTGCCCTACAAAGAAGTAGACCAAGTTTTCAATCTGGTAACAATGAGGTTTTTAAACCCaagctttcttctgctgttctgGAATAGCATGTAAATACTCAGTTTAAGGCTACTTATTTTAAAGGATGGAATAGAGTGGCAGAAAATTAGATTCAGCACTTTGTACATGATAAttaatattgtctttttttttttgtttttgttttttttaccaGATTCGATGCTAACTTCTCCTAGCTTTAAATGAGCCTGAGCCGCGTGGAGCTGagcttcttttgtttcttgtctaaaagaagaaaaaactgtcattttcaAATCCTAACTGAAATAGG
This region of Rhea pennata isolate bPtePen1 chromosome 8, bPtePen1.pri, whole genome shotgun sequence genomic DNA includes:
- the NASP gene encoding nuclear autoantigenic sperm protein isoform X6; translation: MQSPAAAPPCLEPASASRARMEEEQAAPSTSADQTDSVDGESKKLLGLGQKHLVMGNIPAAVNAFQEAASLLGKKYGETADECAEAFFYYGKSLLELARMENGVLGNALEGVQVEEEGEKAEEDTVLPTVDETEESEEEDKENDKAEDDKENELTVEDKSLQESEEDEVGNLELAWDMLELAKVIYKRQETKEAQLHAAQAHLKLGEVSIESENYTQAIEEFQACLALQQKYLEAHDRLLAESHYQLALAYHYNSQFDEAVLQFGKSIEVIDKRMAMLTERIKKTESESPEDEKEIEELKGLLPEIKEKIEDSKESQKSARVAELALKATLVGTTSGFAQNEDSGSVSTIPVRKPTDGASQCVTDISHLVRKKRKPEEETQQGDNEAKKSKPEPAVNGGGADAAPSGNEVAEKMEEETEKRPQVESGAAVESTV